Proteins encoded within one genomic window of Formosa agariphila KMM 3901:
- a CDS encoding GH39 family glycosyl hydrolase: protein MKKATSFYTLAVFIVSLFFAANLSAQEHVEVNVNQGGENFDHYWSKMVGAGRANEALRAGWLEQMQQVQENCGFEYVRFHGIFHDDMFPVIEERGKLVYNWQYIDDVFDRLLDMNVKPFVELAFLPIPLAAEDSKTVFWWKANITPADDSFDKWHDLVRAFTQHCVDRYGIDEVLTWYFEVWNEPNLYPLFWDGTKSQYFELYKQSAIAVKSVDKRLKIGGPSTSNFVPDERFAGEVTNDKVSEAVFAADDINVLNWKGVWIEDFLNYCKEENLPVDFVSTHPYPTDYAFNPETGKGRGLTRFAKSLKIDLEWLNKTIENSAYPDVEIHLTEWNTSPSSRDAMHDRLPSAAYIVRSNLDCIGLTNSLAFWTFTDIFEEKGGASSIFHGGFGMINYQGLVKPSYHAYRMLHQLGDQKIYKDDYLFVSKKSTDGKIVALAYNYPEEYENAVPAGADKREQGTNKKLDFSLTGLKAGATFEIEILDKNHGNIHNYWESMGKPEPPTREQIKTMKAYANTMKIDKAVADKNGVLKINQEITPWSVVLIKQTN from the coding sequence ATGAAAAAAGCTACATCATTTTATACGCTCGCAGTATTTATAGTCTCTCTGTTTTTTGCAGCAAATTTAAGTGCGCAAGAACACGTTGAGGTTAATGTAAATCAAGGCGGAGAGAATTTTGATCATTATTGGAGTAAAATGGTTGGCGCAGGTCGAGCTAATGAAGCATTACGTGCAGGTTGGTTAGAGCAAATGCAACAAGTGCAGGAAAATTGCGGATTTGAATATGTGCGTTTTCATGGGATTTTTCATGACGATATGTTTCCTGTAATTGAAGAAAGAGGAAAATTAGTTTACAATTGGCAATATATTGACGATGTATTTGATAGGTTGCTAGATATGAACGTAAAACCGTTTGTAGAACTAGCATTTTTACCAATACCTTTGGCAGCTGAAGATTCTAAAACTGTATTTTGGTGGAAAGCGAATATAACTCCAGCAGACGATTCGTTCGATAAATGGCACGATTTAGTTAGGGCCTTTACGCAACACTGTGTAGATCGTTATGGAATTGACGAAGTCTTAACGTGGTATTTCGAAGTGTGGAACGAACCAAACTTATATCCATTGTTTTGGGATGGCACAAAATCGCAGTATTTCGAATTGTACAAACAATCTGCTATAGCAGTAAAATCTGTAGATAAGCGTTTAAAAATAGGAGGCCCATCTACAAGTAACTTTGTTCCAGACGAACGTTTTGCTGGAGAAGTTACTAACGATAAAGTGTCTGAAGCTGTATTTGCTGCAGACGATATTAATGTTTTAAATTGGAAAGGTGTTTGGATTGAAGATTTTCTTAATTATTGTAAAGAAGAAAACTTACCAGTTGACTTTGTAAGTACACATCCATACCCAACAGATTATGCTTTTAATCCGGAAACAGGAAAAGGAAGAGGACTTACACGTTTTGCAAAGTCATTAAAAATAGATTTAGAATGGTTGAATAAAACCATAGAGAATAGTGCTTACCCAGATGTCGAAATCCACTTAACAGAATGGAACACAAGTCCGAGTAGTCGAGATGCTATGCACGACAGGTTACCATCTGCAGCCTATATTGTACGATCTAATTTAGATTGTATTGGATTAACAAATTCACTTGCCTTCTGGACGTTTACAGATATTTTCGAAGAAAAAGGAGGAGCATCAAGTATTTTTCATGGTGGTTTCGGGATGATAAATTATCAAGGTCTTGTAAAGCCGTCTTATCATGCGTACCGTATGTTACATCAATTAGGTGATCAGAAAATTTATAAAGATGATTATCTATTTGTAAGTAAAAAATCTACCGATGGTAAAATTGTAGCATTGGCGTATAATTACCCAGAAGAATATGAAAACGCAGTGCCTGCAGGGGCAGATAAAAGAGAGCAAGGGACAAATAAAAAACTTGACTTTAGTTTAACGGGCTTAAAAGCTGGAGCAACATTCGAAATCGAAATTTTAGATAAAAATCATGGTAATATTCATAATTATTGGGAATCTATGGGGAAACCTGA